The following coding sequences lie in one Myxococcales bacterium genomic window:
- the def gene encoding peptide deformylase encodes MGIYRILQYPDKRLRVPGKPVDRFDGDLEKLVSDMAETMYAAPGVGLAAPQIGVSLQLFIIDTSIAETEPTQLRVFVNPEIIERDGSVDFEEGCLSFPGARELIGRAERVVVRAQDAQGSQFDLEADGLLGIAIQHEYDHLVGKLMIDHLSPLRRRMLHRAMAKRAAGMAVAV; translated from the coding sequence ATGGGTATCTACCGCATACTCCAGTATCCCGATAAAAGGCTACGCGTCCCGGGTAAGCCCGTCGATCGTTTTGATGGAGATCTTGAAAAGCTCGTCTCGGACATGGCGGAGACGATGTACGCGGCGCCGGGCGTGGGACTCGCGGCCCCGCAAATTGGTGTGTCATTACAGTTGTTTATCATCGACACCTCAATCGCTGAGACAGAGCCCACCCAACTTCGGGTTTTTGTGAACCCCGAGATCATCGAGCGGGACGGCTCGGTCGATTTTGAGGAGGGCTGTTTGTCGTTCCCCGGCGCCCGCGAGCTTATCGGGCGGGCAGAGCGCGTGGTAGTGCGTGCGCAGGACGCACAGGGGTCTCAGTTCGACCTTGAGGCCGACGGATTGCTCGGAATTGCCATTCAACATGAGTACGATCACTTGGTGGGCAAACTCATGATCGATCATCTTAGTCCGCTTAGACGCCGTATGTTGCACCGAGCGATGGCAAAACGTGCAGCTGGTATGGCCGTGGCCGTTTGA
- a CDS encoding cob(I)yrinic acid a,c-diamide adenosyltransferase: MKIYTKTGDKGDTGLFGGLRVSKASLRVEAYGTLDELNCALGMARSDMAERTLGGYIECIQHELFSLGAELAVTPGKHTSLKTPMLGVAAIEKLERQIDDWEAQLTPLRQFILPGGTKAAACLHYARAVCRRAERVTVRLTEQEPVRREILVYLNRLSDWLFVFARVANHSAAHPDIVWVP, encoded by the coding sequence GTGAAGATTTACACCAAGACAGGGGATAAGGGAGACACTGGCCTTTTTGGCGGCTTGCGCGTCTCCAAAGCATCACTACGCGTCGAGGCTTATGGCACGCTCGATGAGCTCAATTGCGCGCTTGGCATGGCCCGTAGTGACATGGCTGAGCGCACACTTGGGGGATACATCGAGTGCATTCAGCACGAGTTGTTTTCTTTGGGGGCAGAGTTGGCTGTGACGCCCGGGAAGCATACATCCTTGAAAACGCCCATGCTCGGCGTGGCAGCGATAGAAAAACTTGAGCGTCAGATCGATGACTGGGAAGCACAACTGACGCCTTTGCGGCAGTTTATTTTGCCCGGTGGCACCAAAGCCGCTGCGTGTCTGCACTACGCGCGGGCGGTTTGCCGGCGGGCAGAGCGCGTCACCGTGCGTCTGACTGAACAGGAGCCGGTGCGCAGAGAGATCCTTGTCTACTTAAATCGTCTCAGCGATTGGCTTTTTGTGTTTGCACGTGTTGCCAATCACTCAGCAGCTCACCCCGATATCGTTTGGGTTCCATAG
- a CDS encoding methionyl-tRNA formyltransferase: MGTPDFAVPSAAALAEVAQVTAVISQPDQPSGRGLKRQATPVKAWAKQHAIPIYQPISLRDPELLRVLLSLEPDVIVVVAYGKILPRAILQMPRHGCINVHASLLPRWRGAAPIQWALYHGDTVTGVTLMKMDEGMDTGPMLSQREISVKDDETAGELAQRLAELAATILIEDLPSYFSGELIAVPQNSDESTVAPLIRKQDGVVNWSRSAVEIHNQIRAMHPWPCAHTYWQGKRVKLHRSHVALRKTEKRTPGQLIKADAQGIEVACGMGVVGLDELQMEGRARLGASAFMAGHRWQPEQVLKEEAE; this comes from the coding sequence ATGGGTACGCCGGATTTCGCTGTGCCCAGCGCAGCGGCGCTTGCGGAGGTGGCTCAAGTGACGGCGGTCATCTCGCAGCCCGATCAACCGTCGGGGCGGGGGCTAAAGCGGCAAGCGACACCGGTGAAGGCATGGGCAAAGCAGCATGCGATTCCCATATATCAGCCCATATCCCTCCGCGATCCGGAGCTATTACGCGTTCTTCTGTCCTTAGAGCCGGATGTGATTGTGGTGGTTGCGTATGGGAAAATATTGCCGCGCGCCATTCTGCAAATGCCTCGTCATGGCTGCATCAATGTTCATGCTTCTCTTCTGCCTAGATGGAGAGGCGCGGCACCCATTCAATGGGCTCTGTACCACGGGGATACTGTCACAGGGGTGACGCTAATGAAAATGGATGAGGGTATGGATACAGGGCCCATGCTTTCGCAGAGGGAGATTTCGGTGAAGGACGACGAAACCGCAGGCGAACTCGCTCAGCGACTGGCTGAACTCGCCGCAACCATTCTAATAGAGGACCTCCCATCTTATTTTTCTGGCGAGTTAATCGCTGTTCCACAAAATTCCGACGAAAGTACAGTTGCGCCCCTGATTCGTAAGCAAGATGGCGTAGTGAATTGGTCGCGCAGCGCCGTCGAAATACACAATCAGATTCGCGCCATGCATCCCTGGCCATGTGCGCATACATATTGGCAGGGGAAACGTGTGAAGCTGCATCGCTCCCACGTGGCCCTCCGCAAAACCGAGAAGCGCACCCCGGGACAGCTCATTAAGGCAGACGCGCAGGGCATTGAAGTGGCCTGCGGCATGGGTGTAGTGGGGCTTGATGAGCTGCAGATGGAAGGTCGCGCGCGTCTCGGTGCCAGTGCATTCATGGCGGGACACCGATGGCAGCCCGAGCAAGTGCTAAAAGAGGAAGCCGAGTGA
- a CDS encoding pyridoxal-phosphate dependent enzyme, producing the protein MRGTVENILEAVGHTPLVKLQRLAADVAANVYVKCEFLNPAGSMKDRMTRYMVDQAQSRGDLKPGGTIIEATSGNTGAALAMIAAVRGYRCVFVMPDKMSEEKVASLQAFGAKVVVCPTAVEPEDPRSYYSVAKRLHREIADSFYANQYHNQDNPMGHYVSTGPELWEQTGGELDVLVAGLGTGGTITGTGRYLKERKQSIQLVGVDPVGSLYYDFVKDGRLTKPFSYKVEGIGEDFIPSTIDLAILDDIQRVDDKECFLMTRDLVRLEGLYVGGSSGAVVSGALKYARQRNKKENIVVILPDGAAKYLSKIFSDQWMQQNGFFEEQPGLGMVSDVLKHKPPGDLVTAQTTDSIKDVIARLKSHGISQLPVLDQHKLIGAVAEVDLLRILYSGEHSLLSEIGPLVEHDYVTVTPQTKLELLQGLLGDSRMAIVKDNDQLMGIITKIDLIDYLARRISA; encoded by the coding sequence ATGCGAGGCACCGTAGAGAATATACTAGAGGCAGTGGGGCACACCCCGCTCGTAAAGCTTCAACGCCTAGCGGCGGACGTTGCCGCCAATGTTTACGTCAAATGTGAATTCTTGAATCCGGCAGGATCGATGAAAGATCGCATGACCCGTTACATGGTTGATCAAGCGCAAAGCCGCGGCGACCTAAAGCCGGGCGGTACGATCATCGAAGCAACGAGCGGCAATACGGGAGCAGCACTTGCCATGATTGCTGCGGTCCGCGGCTACCGATGCGTGTTTGTCATGCCCGACAAAATGTCCGAGGAGAAAGTCGCAAGCCTGCAAGCCTTTGGCGCCAAAGTGGTGGTCTGCCCGACTGCGGTCGAGCCTGAGGATCCAAGGAGCTACTACTCGGTTGCAAAGCGGCTACATCGAGAAATAGCAGACAGCTTTTATGCCAATCAGTATCATAACCAAGACAACCCCATGGGGCATTATGTCAGCACGGGCCCGGAGTTGTGGGAACAGACTGGCGGTGAGCTCGATGTGCTCGTGGCTGGTTTAGGCACAGGCGGCACCATCACGGGCACTGGTCGCTACCTCAAAGAAAGGAAACAAAGCATCCAGTTGGTTGGGGTGGACCCGGTCGGTTCGCTTTATTACGATTTCGTTAAGGATGGCAGACTCACCAAACCGTTCTCTTATAAAGTAGAGGGCATAGGCGAAGATTTTATTCCCTCTACGATTGATCTCGCGATTTTGGACGATATTCAGCGCGTAGATGACAAAGAGTGTTTCCTGATGACGAGGGATCTTGTGCGTCTGGAGGGACTATACGTGGGCGGATCATCTGGCGCTGTTGTGTCCGGCGCCCTCAAATATGCGCGTCAGCGCAACAAGAAGGAAAACATTGTGGTGATCTTGCCAGATGGAGCCGCAAAGTATTTATCCAAAATATTCAGCGATCAGTGGATGCAGCAGAACGGCTTTTTCGAAGAACAGCCCGGCCTCGGCATGGTGTCCGACGTGCTCAAGCATAAACCTCCCGGCGATTTGGTGACTGCACAGACCACCGACAGCATAAAAGATGTGATAGCCCGCCTAAAGTCGCACGGCATTTCCCAACTCCCCGTCTTAGACCAACACAAGTTGATCGGTGCGGTGGCTGAGGTGGATCTGTTGCGCATACTTTATAGTGGCGAGCATTCGCTGCTGAGCGAAATCGGTCCGCTGGTGGAACACGATTACGTCACGGTCACCCCCCAGACTAAGCTAGAGCTTCTTCAGGGCTTGCTAGGCGACTCGCGGATGGCCATTGTCAAAGACAACGATCAGCTGATGGGCATCATCACCAAGATTGATTTGATTGACTATCTGGCACGGCGTATTTCGGCGTAG
- a CDS encoding pyridoxal phosphate-dependent aminotransferase: protein MGLVYPPILVSDLTLPPFLPYAPHALGAPMARQAVATELARRGVPVPASRVMLTASTSEAYAYLFKLLCDLGDEILFPQPSYPLLAYIAQAENVSLVPYPLSWDGQWHISLAELERRITEKTRAIIVVNPNNPTGSYLRAQEFESLLALNIPLVSDEVFAPYVLAPNVNHFISVLNAANRRTSGSLCFALGGLSKYLALPHLKCAWICMGGDPAAVDEAGARLECIADTFLSVSAPVQPLLNEWFQAAPQIQGQIIEHLKENLAFLTMTCDEARCPLTLRSPEGGWSAVIQLPNLRTDEEWALSLLEARHVLVQPGYFYDFSDATCVVVSLLTKKDAFKRGIEELLKHVISVCAT, encoded by the coding sequence ATGGGCCTAGTTTACCCGCCTATCTTGGTGTCAGATCTTACGCTACCGCCGTTCCTGCCTTATGCGCCGCATGCGTTGGGGGCGCCCATGGCACGTCAAGCGGTTGCGACTGAGCTCGCTCGCCGTGGCGTTCCCGTACCGGCGAGCCGTGTCATGCTCACCGCAAGCACCAGTGAGGCATATGCTTACCTTTTCAAGCTTCTGTGCGATCTCGGCGACGAGATCTTGTTTCCTCAGCCGAGCTATCCGCTGCTCGCGTATATCGCGCAGGCGGAGAACGTTTCACTCGTGCCGTATCCGTTAAGCTGGGACGGGCAATGGCACATTTCGTTAGCTGAGCTCGAACGACGGATTACGGAAAAAACGCGCGCGATTATCGTGGTGAACCCAAACAATCCTACCGGATCGTATCTGCGTGCTCAAGAGTTCGAGTCGCTGTTGGCTCTGAATATTCCGCTGGTCAGTGACGAGGTGTTTGCGCCTTATGTGCTGGCGCCCAACGTGAACCACTTTATAAGTGTTCTGAACGCCGCCAACCGCCGCACTTCAGGTTCGCTATGCTTCGCGCTAGGGGGGCTATCCAAGTATCTGGCGCTTCCGCATTTGAAATGCGCATGGATCTGTATGGGCGGAGATCCCGCGGCAGTCGACGAGGCCGGTGCGCGACTCGAATGCATAGCAGACACGTTTCTGTCAGTCAGCGCGCCCGTCCAGCCACTGCTGAATGAATGGTTTCAGGCTGCTCCACAGATCCAGGGCCAAATCATCGAGCATCTCAAGGAAAACCTGGCTTTCTTAACAATGACCTGCGATGAAGCCCGGTGTCCCCTTACGCTGCGGTCGCCTGAAGGGGGTTGGTCTGCGGTAATACAACTACCCAACCTTCGCACCGACGAGGAATGGGCACTGTCTTTGTTAGAGGCCCGTCATGTGCTTGTCCAGCCAGGATACTTCTACGACTTTTCCGATGCCACGTGTGTCGTGGTCAGCTTGCTTACCAAAAAGGATGCATTCAAACGGGGCATTGAAGAACTTTTGAAGCACGTCATAAGCGTATGTGCGACCTAA
- a CDS encoding EscU/YscU/HrcU family type III secretion system export apparatus switch protein, with the protein MTEPRTYKPTRKRLSQAARKGNIPYSAMLTRSGVLIFAGIGLYMSARGIHDAFISAFLRAVRAADGTLPLSAKASLMHTLGDSIHAFWPMALIMFMAAVCFGLVQTKGALAWRAFSSDTSQSRLSQSLRSVISVRSGMHIAFLGVFIGAACLIVVITFRAEAGGFARLAVMEPSSAWRAMLDLFRVFSLRILALLVSVAGMDFAFQRLRFLNEQRMTRSELLAEQRSEGVSPERQRYRQAAWNEAHRERKPATQRDTSPL; encoded by the coding sequence ATGACCGAGCCGCGTACCTACAAGCCTACACGAAAGCGGCTCAGTCAGGCAGCTCGAAAAGGGAACATTCCCTATTCTGCGATGCTGACACGCAGTGGCGTTCTTATCTTCGCCGGCATCGGCCTCTATATGAGCGCGCGAGGTATTCACGACGCTTTCATTAGCGCGTTTTTGCGCGCAGTACGAGCTGCCGATGGCACCCTTCCGCTATCGGCCAAAGCCAGCTTGATGCATACTCTTGGCGACTCGATCCATGCGTTTTGGCCGATGGCACTCATAATGTTTATGGCGGCAGTGTGTTTCGGATTGGTTCAAACCAAAGGGGCGCTGGCCTGGCGGGCCTTTAGTTCCGACACCTCACAATCGCGCCTATCCCAAAGTCTGCGAAGCGTGATCTCTGTTCGCAGCGGGATGCACATCGCATTCCTTGGGGTCTTCATCGGTGCGGCATGCCTGATCGTAGTGATTACCTTTCGCGCAGAAGCGGGCGGCTTCGCTAGGCTAGCTGTGATGGAGCCGAGCTCCGCGTGGCGCGCCATGCTCGATCTGTTTCGCGTTTTCTCTCTTCGTATCCTTGCGCTCTTGGTGAGCGTTGCCGGAATGGATTTCGCCTTTCAGCGCTTGCGCTTTCTCAACGAGCAGCGGATGACCCGCAGCGAGCTGCTGGCCGAGCAACGAAGCGAAGGCGTCAGTCCCGAACGCCAACGCTATCGCCAAGCCGCGTGGAACGAAGCTCATCGCGAACGGAAACCAGCTACGCAGCGTGATACATCACCGCTGTAA
- the priA gene encoding primosomal protein N' has protein sequence MLVEVAVPVPIRQSFTYVAPQALLTKIVPGMRVAVPFGRRKLTGFVLAQSTESEHTQVRYKAIADVLDQEPVFPAELLQFLRSAADYYMYPLGEVLRGAAPALSGDAHRRLREKGFLGESESLAGTTMPTRTTLILLPGSTPVTQQRLGVKQRRILELVSKAERITLATLRQTVLVSRKEVRGLESKGLLRIEEHEAFVDPFFGARVPAFPVPVLNSSQRSALDIMKDAVENGAVENFLLHGVTGSGKTEVYMGVIGKAQEQNKGAIVLVPEIALTPQLVARFRARFGDAIAVLHSGLGNRERYDTWRRLRRGELKLAIGARSALFAPVESLGIIVVDEEHDHSFKQEEGFRYHARDMALLRAHLAGAVCILGSATPSLESYSLAQSGRIRLLTLPKRATLQHLPQVELVDLAQHGPGPSGHPLITTALHRGIEACLNDQSQAILFLNRRGFSTLRCLNCNEMQRCPACSVALTSHRHAHRVRCHYCDFSRAFDERCGVCGAVGMTALGAGTQRIEEVLAEAFPGARVARLDRDTASKDGVEHVLDRMHAREIDILVGTQMVTKGHDLPEVTLVGVVLADQSLLFPDFRASERTFQLLAQVAGRAGRGGKPGRVIVQSYQTGHPAIVHACRHDYESFYASEVRSRKESGYPPFFRLAAVRIDSGDEETARRLAEVLASKARTYSAHHHLEVQVLGPAPAPIERLRGRYRYRLLLRAARRAPLRHTLGNLLEHISKGVGSARASIDIDPVSML, from the coding sequence ATGCTTGTGGAGGTCGCCGTACCGGTGCCCATACGCCAAAGTTTCACGTATGTTGCGCCCCAGGCGCTTCTTACAAAAATAGTGCCCGGCATGCGGGTGGCAGTTCCTTTTGGGAGGCGAAAGCTTACAGGCTTTGTGCTTGCCCAAAGCACCGAATCGGAGCACACCCAAGTTCGCTACAAGGCCATCGCCGATGTGCTTGATCAGGAGCCGGTGTTCCCCGCTGAGCTACTTCAGTTTCTGAGAAGCGCCGCTGACTATTATATGTACCCGCTGGGAGAGGTGTTGCGCGGGGCGGCGCCGGCGCTGTCGGGGGACGCGCACCGGCGTCTCAGGGAAAAGGGTTTTCTTGGCGAGTCCGAGAGTTTGGCCGGGACCACGATGCCCACCCGAACGACGCTGATTCTTCTTCCCGGCTCTACGCCCGTCACGCAGCAACGGCTTGGAGTGAAACAGCGACGGATACTTGAACTTGTGAGCAAGGCCGAGCGCATCACATTGGCCACACTTAGACAAACGGTCCTGGTGAGCCGCAAAGAGGTCCGCGGACTCGAATCCAAGGGGCTCTTGCGCATAGAGGAGCATGAGGCATTCGTTGATCCCTTTTTTGGCGCGCGCGTTCCTGCATTTCCGGTACCCGTACTGAACTCTTCTCAACGCAGCGCGCTGGACATCATGAAAGACGCCGTCGAGAACGGCGCTGTTGAGAACTTTTTGCTGCATGGGGTGACAGGCTCGGGGAAAACCGAGGTCTACATGGGTGTGATTGGCAAGGCGCAAGAGCAAAACAAGGGCGCCATCGTGCTGGTGCCGGAGATCGCTCTTACGCCCCAGTTGGTGGCCCGGTTTCGAGCACGCTTTGGCGATGCGATCGCGGTGTTGCACAGCGGGCTGGGAAACAGGGAGCGGTACGATACCTGGCGGCGTCTTAGGCGCGGCGAGCTTAAGCTCGCTATTGGCGCCCGCTCGGCGCTGTTCGCTCCCGTGGAAAGTTTGGGAATCATCGTTGTCGATGAAGAACACGACCATTCGTTCAAACAAGAAGAGGGATTTCGTTATCATGCCCGCGACATGGCGTTATTGCGTGCGCATCTGGCGGGGGCGGTGTGCATTCTCGGAAGCGCCACCCCTTCGCTTGAGTCATATAGTCTAGCCCAGTCTGGGCGCATCAGACTGCTCACGTTGCCCAAGCGAGCGACCTTGCAGCATCTTCCTCAGGTAGAACTGGTTGATCTCGCTCAGCATGGCCCGGGCCCTAGCGGCCACCCGCTCATCACGACTGCCCTACATCGGGGCATTGAAGCGTGTCTCAACGATCAATCGCAAGCAATTCTTTTCCTTAATCGCAGAGGATTTTCCACCCTGCGTTGTTTGAACTGTAACGAAATGCAGCGGTGCCCTGCGTGCAGCGTCGCCTTGACCAGTCATCGCCATGCGCACCGCGTGCGATGCCATTATTGTGATTTCTCGCGAGCTTTTGACGAACGATGTGGAGTATGCGGCGCCGTTGGGATGACGGCTTTGGGCGCCGGAACTCAGCGGATTGAAGAAGTCTTGGCAGAGGCTTTCCCCGGGGCGCGTGTGGCCCGCTTGGATAGGGACACCGCAAGCAAAGATGGGGTCGAACACGTGCTTGACCGTATGCATGCCCGAGAGATTGACATACTCGTTGGGACCCAGATGGTTACCAAAGGACATGACCTTCCCGAAGTCACATTGGTGGGAGTGGTCTTGGCGGATCAGTCGCTGCTGTTTCCAGATTTTCGCGCCTCGGAACGAACCTTCCAACTCTTGGCCCAGGTTGCAGGACGCGCGGGACGGGGCGGCAAACCGGGGAGGGTCATCGTGCAAAGTTACCAAACTGGCCATCCTGCGATCGTGCATGCATGCCGGCATGATTATGAAAGTTTTTACGCATCGGAAGTGCGGTCACGCAAGGAGAGTGGCTATCCACCGTTTTTTCGTCTGGCGGCGGTGCGCATCGATTCTGGAGATGAAGAGACGGCGCGCCGTTTAGCAGAGGTGCTTGCATCCAAGGCTCGCACTTACAGCGCACACCATCATTTGGAGGTGCAGGTCCTCGGGCCTGCCCCTGCTCCTATTGAGAGGCTACGCGGCCGCTATCGCTATAGGTTGCTATTGAGAGCCGCGCGCCGCGCGCCCTTGCGGCACACATTGGGCAACCTTCTCGAGCACATATCCAAAGGAGTGGGCTCCGCCAGGGCGAGCATCGACATCGATCCTGTCTCTATGCTGTGA
- a CDS encoding protein kinase, whose translation MEKTHVSATSSLRSSKRRDPYIGKVVAGRYKLEIRLGEGGMGVVYRARHVLIERVVALKLIRPDLRGETHLRAWMLREARAANRVDHAHIVEIHDVGEAEDGELYLVMEYLIGNSLAGETARGPMPITRAVDIIEQMCAALARAHDLGVIHRDLKSENIMLTVRGGRRDFVKILDFGLAALAHDPRLAPKGAVFGTPEYMSPEQARGEDATALSDLYALGVLFYEMTTGKLPFRSNDRDTLLEMQRSAKPNPPRALRADLPKGAEDIILRLLEKDPAKRYRDGHHLQDELKAVQRALPPMQWDIHQSETPLAAPPPPPAPSPGVVEWGTRAANFGRLLARGYPNGGAPPELQQSMTAMWDLAAKASRLEGELATHSQKLDAIERRGRALRAEIGRKVEELAVEESRALREAASERKRYTVGRHQDAEQRLAVALSRAQETERNGSRLNISLVRAIFEEVGAAQASMDGLRELEKDSEQRVAEKETMARDLRKQIEELRQQLKRYSESLESDLAQGRERIAARVHEALEYEKAFSEASAQMLGHLRERPECHELLEQMAREASIVVLEPPSDLPSSRV comes from the coding sequence ATGGAGAAAACCCACGTGTCCGCAACCAGTAGCCTTCGAAGCTCGAAACGTCGCGATCCCTATATCGGAAAAGTAGTGGCAGGGCGCTACAAGTTGGAAATCCGACTTGGAGAAGGCGGTATGGGTGTCGTCTATCGGGCCCGGCACGTGCTCATAGAGCGGGTGGTCGCACTGAAGCTGATTCGCCCCGATCTACGAGGCGAGACACACCTGCGTGCCTGGATGCTCAGAGAAGCTCGGGCGGCCAATCGGGTGGACCATGCCCACATCGTTGAGATTCACGACGTAGGTGAAGCGGAGGACGGAGAGCTCTACCTCGTCATGGAGTACTTGATTGGCAACTCACTTGCGGGTGAAACCGCAAGGGGACCGATGCCGATTACGAGAGCGGTCGATATTATTGAGCAGATGTGCGCTGCATTGGCCCGAGCACACGATCTAGGCGTGATCCATCGCGATCTCAAAAGCGAAAATATTATGCTTACGGTAAGGGGCGGCCGCAGGGACTTCGTGAAGATATTGGATTTTGGGCTCGCCGCCCTTGCGCACGACCCGCGTCTTGCGCCAAAGGGCGCCGTGTTTGGCACCCCCGAGTACATGTCGCCCGAACAAGCACGGGGAGAAGATGCTACCGCACTTAGTGACCTCTATGCATTGGGCGTGTTGTTTTACGAAATGACCACGGGCAAACTGCCTTTTCGTTCCAACGATCGCGACACGTTGTTAGAAATGCAACGTTCCGCCAAACCAAACCCGCCGCGAGCGTTGCGAGCCGATCTTCCAAAGGGTGCCGAAGACATTATCCTGCGGCTTCTTGAGAAGGACCCCGCCAAACGCTATCGCGATGGCCATCATCTACAGGATGAGCTCAAAGCGGTCCAGCGTGCGCTGCCGCCCATGCAATGGGACATCCATCAATCCGAAACACCCCTTGCTGCCCCGCCGCCGCCTCCTGCACCAAGTCCTGGCGTCGTGGAATGGGGCACACGCGCCGCGAACTTTGGTCGACTGTTGGCCCGTGGCTATCCCAACGGCGGTGCGCCGCCCGAACTACAGCAGTCAATGACGGCCATGTGGGATCTCGCCGCCAAGGCCTCTCGACTGGAAGGTGAGCTTGCCACGCATTCACAAAAGCTCGATGCCATCGAACGTCGCGGAAGGGCGCTTCGGGCAGAGATCGGCCGCAAAGTGGAGGAGCTGGCGGTCGAAGAGTCCCGTGCGCTTCGCGAGGCCGCCTCTGAACGCAAACGCTATACCGTCGGACGCCATCAGGATGCCGAGCAACGTCTGGCAGTCGCACTTTCGCGTGCCCAAGAGACCGAACGCAATGGCAGCCGCCTAAACATTAGTCTCGTTCGCGCTATTTTCGAGGAGGTGGGTGCTGCACAAGCGTCCATGGACGGCTTGCGGGAGCTTGAAAAAGATAGCGAGCAGCGGGTTGCCGAAAAAGAGACCATGGCGCGCGATCTGCGCAAACAAATCGAAGAACTCCGGCAGCAGCTCAAGCGTTATAGCGAGTCTCTCGAAAGCGACTTGGCTCAGGGGCGTGAACGCATCGCTGCCCGAGTGCACGAGGCACTAGAGTACGAAAAAGCCTTTAGTGAAGCCTCGGCACAAATGCTAGGACACTTGAGAGAACGACCCGAATGCCACGAGCTCTTGGAGCAAATGGCGCGCGAAGCTTCGATTGTTGTGCTCGAGCCGCCTAGCGACCTGCCCTCAAGTCGGGTTTAG
- the tsaD gene encoding tRNA (adenosine(37)-N6)-threonylcarbamoyltransferase complex transferase subunit TsaD: protein MKVLGIESSCDETSAAVVTDRGEVLSNVVSSQVEQHAPYGGVVPELAARAHLRAIIPVIERALLPLPNRLGEIDAIAFTQGPGLIGALLVGVQAAKAIAFARDIPMIGVDHLLGHLFAVFLRTPDADTDPPKLPFLALLVSGGHTALYEVRDIDKVTLLGQTRDDAAGEAYDKVAKMLGLGYPGGPVIDALSKKGDPRAVLLPRPMAKTPGLDFSFSGLKTAVAHVMRARGDAVNDQVRADVCASFQQAVTDVLIGKSRTALEQRGLHHWVITGGVAANSGLRAAAKIHAAEQGLQLFIPPLRFCTDNAAMIAYAGARLLAKGNLASASAAAFSRSNLGQPLGAACEAP, encoded by the coding sequence GTGAAGGTGCTTGGCATCGAATCGTCCTGCGACGAAACATCGGCGGCTGTGGTCACCGACCGCGGAGAAGTATTGTCCAATGTGGTTTCAAGCCAGGTTGAGCAGCACGCGCCCTATGGCGGTGTCGTCCCCGAGCTGGCTGCCCGTGCGCATCTGCGCGCAATTATTCCCGTGATTGAAAGAGCGCTCTTACCCTTGCCGAATCGCCTCGGCGAGATTGATGCCATTGCGTTCACCCAAGGGCCGGGTCTTATCGGAGCGCTATTGGTCGGGGTGCAAGCGGCCAAAGCGATTGCATTTGCCCGCGACATACCTATGATAGGAGTCGACCATCTGCTGGGGCATTTGTTCGCGGTGTTTCTCCGCACGCCCGACGCTGATACCGACCCGCCCAAACTGCCTTTCTTGGCGCTGTTGGTGAGCGGCGGACATACGGCTCTTTATGAAGTGCGCGACATTGACAAGGTGACGCTATTGGGACAGACGCGCGATGATGCGGCAGGTGAAGCCTATGATAAAGTCGCAAAAATGTTGGGACTTGGCTATCCGGGGGGACCGGTGATCGACGCCTTGTCGAAAAAGGGCGATCCTCGTGCTGTATTGTTGCCGCGACCTATGGCAAAGACGCCCGGGTTAGACTTTAGTTTTTCTGGACTCAAAACCGCTGTTGCGCATGTTATGAGGGCACGTGGAGACGCTGTGAACGATCAAGTGCGTGCAGATGTGTGCGCTTCATTTCAGCAGGCTGTAACGGATGTACTGATTGGCAAAAGTCGCACGGCTCTCGAACAACGGGGGTTACATCACTGGGTCATCACCGGGGGGGTTGCGGCCAACAGTGGCCTCCGAGCTGCTGCTAAGATTCATGCGGCCGAGCAGGGGCTCCAGCTATTCATCCCGCCTTTGCGTTTTTGTACTGATAATGCGGCGATGATTGCGTATGCTGGGGCTCGCTTATTGGCGAAAGGGAACTTGGCTAGCGCGAGTGCTGCCGCGTTCTCTAGGAGTAACTTGGGGCAGCCATTGGGGGCGGCATGCGAGGCACCGTAG